The following are from one region of the Arcobacter defluvii genome:
- a CDS encoding SH3 domain-containing protein encodes MLRNFKQLSFIFLITVLFTACSIKEPIVIPKESDIAELSKKANDNFLDQNRATNDYFTKYFKPWDSSKVSYPKIEAMWGQSYKFKKVYLENHRLATEEWFKKQIENSNFDEYNVLPKKAIMLKNANVRVLPTNSPMFYDPTKPGEGFPFDYNQNSLIKINTPIIVSHLSKDRAWAYMESSTVGGWVEIGSIAFVDDNFIKEFKTTNYYVSVKEKFPIYDPIFREYVKVATIFPKKDDKFLIAKKDDNQKAIISYINLNIDEVEAMPIAYTSENRVKILNQLLEEPYGWGGLLNNRDCSSFTQDFFVPFGKYLHRNSKSQTSNGKYLDMSKMSIKEKKEFMKEYGVPFSTLVYLKGHIMLYVGIKDNEPLVVHNIWSVRLKDSSGRKYRNIIGKATITTLEPGKELKDFDEDNNILRRVLGITVL; translated from the coding sequence ATGTTAAGAAATTTTAAACAATTATCTTTTATTTTCTTAATTACTGTTTTGTTTACTGCATGTTCTATTAAAGAACCTATTGTTATTCCAAAAGAGAGTGATATTGCTGAACTTTCAAAAAAAGCAAACGATAATTTTTTAGACCAAAATAGAGCTACAAATGATTATTTTACTAAATATTTCAAACCTTGGGATTCTTCAAAAGTTTCATATCCAAAAATTGAAGCAATGTGGGGACAATCATATAAATTTAAAAAAGTATATTTAGAAAATCATAGACTTGCAACAGAAGAATGGTTTAAAAAACAAATAGAAAATTCAAATTTTGATGAATATAATGTTCTTCCTAAAAAAGCAATTATGTTAAAAAATGCAAATGTAAGAGTTCTTCCAACAAATTCACCTATGTTTTACGATCCAACAAAACCAGGAGAAGGATTTCCATTTGACTACAATCAAAATTCTTTAATAAAAATCAATACACCAATTATTGTTTCTCATTTATCAAAAGATAGAGCTTGGGCTTATATGGAATCAAGTACAGTTGGAGGATGGGTTGAAATAGGCTCAATTGCTTTTGTAGATGATAATTTTATTAAAGAGTTTAAAACAACTAATTATTATGTTAGTGTAAAAGAAAAATTTCCTATTTATGACCCAATTTTTAGAGAATATGTAAAAGTTGCTACAATTTTTCCTAAAAAAGATGACAAATTTTTAATTGCAAAAAAAGATGATAATCAAAAAGCAATAATCTCTTATATAAATTTAAATATTGATGAAGTTGAAGCTATGCCAATAGCATATACTTCTGAAAATAGAGTAAAAATTTTAAATCAACTTTTAGAAGAACCGTATGGTTGGGGTGGATTATTAAATAATAGAGATTGTTCTAGTTTTACTCAAGATTTTTTTGTTCCTTTTGGAAAATATTTACATAGAAATTCAAAATCTCAAACATCAAATGGAAAATATCTTGATATGTCAAAAATGAGCATAAAAGAGAAAAAAGAGTTTATGAAAGAGTATGGTGTTCCTTTTTCAACTTTAGTCTATTTAAAAGGTCATATTATGCTTTATGTTGGGATTAAAGATAATGAACCTTTAGTTGTTCATAATATTTGGAGTGTAAGGTTAAAAGATAGTTCAGGAAGAAAATATAGAAATATCATAGGTAAAGCAACTATTACAACTTTAGAACCAGGAAAAGAATTAAAAGATTTTGATGAAGATAATAATATTTTACGAAGAGTTTTAGGAATAACTGTTTTATAA
- a CDS encoding c-type cytochrome: protein MKKIVIAASLLTACVAFANPYAKCVVCHGANGEKVALGKSKIIKDMTKADFVAALKGYQDGTYGGAQKTLMIGQVKDMTEATMNEIADLIIK, encoded by the coding sequence ATGAAAAAAATCGTTATAGCTGCATCTTTATTAACTGCATGTGTTGCTTTTGCAAACCCTTATGCAAAATGTGTTGTATGTCATGGTGCAAATGGAGAGAAAGTTGCTTTAGGTAAATCTAAAATCATCAAAGATATGACAAAAGCTGATTTTGTTGCTGCTTTAAAAGGTTATCAAGATGGAACTTATGGTGGAGCTCAAAAAACATTGATGATTGGTCAAGTAAAAGATATGACAGAAGCAACAATGAATGAAATAGCAGATTTAATCATCAAATAA